One window of the Candidatus Bathyarchaeia archaeon genome contains the following:
- a CDS encoding 4Fe-4S binding protein — translation MPIDPDFHKKRKIVDNHKGHAVWGPIEPPTKLGIHGTNVAVDWDICEGCGTCIDVCPVGLYDWAEAPGHPVSEKKSDPVRESECIQCLACETQCPTQAIKITPP, via the coding sequence ATGCCCATAGACCCGGACTTCCATAAGAAGAGGAAGATCGTTGATAACCATAAGGGGCATGCCGTCTGGGGCCCCATTGAGCCGCCCACAAAACTTGGAATTCATGGAACAAATGTCGCCGTTGACTGGGATATATGTGAGGGATGCGGAACATGTATCGACGTCTGCCCAGTAGGCCTTTATGATTGGGCTGAGGCGCCCGGTCATCCGGTTTCAGAGAAGAAGTCGGATCCAGTTAGAGAGTCTGAGTGCATACAGTGCTTAGCATGTGAAACCCAATGTCCAACGCAAGCGATAAAAATCACCCCGCCCTAA
- a CDS encoding trypsin-like peptidase domain-containing protein, with protein sequence MLLSEDEIVEIIENASRSVVNINTLRVFHDFFYQVVPVEGIGSGFIFEERGYILTNYHVVEGAERIIVTLTDGRVFEAKLAGAYRGLDIAVLKIDAENLVAAKLGDSDKLRVGQRVFAIGNPFGLAGGPTVTSGVISALRRTIHSERGIFRDLVQTDAAINPGNSGGPLININGEVIAINTAIIPFAQGIGFAIPINAAKEVAREIILRGYYTRPWLGIAGVSINRRIAEYYGLPVEHGVLVARVTPGSPADKAGIERGDIILEFDGRRIGGVEELQGIISEKKHGSECEAVILRGVRRFRVKIILEREP encoded by the coding sequence ATGCTGTTGAGCGAGGATGAGATTGTTGAAATTATTGAGAATGCTAGCAGGAGCGTTGTGAACATTAATACTTTAAGGGTTTTCCACGACTTCTTCTATCAGGTTGTCCCAGTTGAGGGTATAGGTTCAGGCTTCATATTTGAGGAGAGGGGATACATTTTAACCAATTATCATGTTGTTGAAGGGGCTGAGAGGATAATTGTCACTTTAACCGATGGACGCGTCTTTGAGGCTAAGCTCGCTGGAGCCTACAGGGGTTTAGATATAGCGGTCCTGAAGATAGATGCTGAGAACCTAGTGGCCGCTAAGCTAGGCGACTCCGATAAGTTAAGGGTTGGGCAAAGGGTTTTCGCGATAGGAAATCCCTTTGGGCTGGCTGGTGGGCCAACAGTCACGTCGGGAGTTATAAGTGCGCTGAGAAGGACGATTCATTCTGAAAGGGGGATTTTTAGGGATCTTGTTCAGACGGATGCTGCCATCAACCCGGGGAACTCCGGCGGGCCGCTCATAAACATTAATGGCGAGGTTATCGCAATAAACACGGCTATAATACCTTTCGCTCAGGGAATAGGTTTCGCTATACCGATAAATGCCGCTAAGGAGGTTGCTAGAGAGATAATATTGCGTGGCTACTATACGAGACCTTGGCTTGGAATCGCTGGCGTAAGCATAAATAGGCGCATAGCCGAATACTATGGTCTACCAGTTGAGCATGGCGTGCTCGTTGCTAGGGTTACACCTGGAAGCCCCGCGGATAAGGCTGGGATAGAGCGAGGCGACATAATACTTGAGTTTGATGGGAGACGTATTGGTGGAGTAGAAGAACTTCAGGGGATCATTTCTGAGAAAAAGCATGGTTCTGAGTGCGAAGCCGTAATTCTAAGGGGTGTAAGAAGGTTTAGGGTGAAAATTATATTGGAGAGGGAGCCCTGA
- a CDS encoding cytochrome c biogenesis protein CcdA, protein MSLNKFYIIILLSIIAALLSQIILVNAKANIEVFIYDFPEFESSKYMNNYLSKYSELKPTFYYLNDSSNLKDFLNIANLLVTHGVSVLPPNFCTPCEMARGLNWQEIYIQYLTPLTLIFRDGRLMAMVISRYDENTLEQALTHSSSGNKTKVFLSGGSTELLKDEARTKLEELFKNKIRYQVNFFHILPIIVIAASLDAINPCEFFILIVFLSLVAIRFGREALLKFGLAFSVAIFAAYFMMGLGIWRLIGYLHEARIVVIILGLSLGLRSMLNFIFGLFGLSIGFRETIGSLLNKRFKRIPKLISEKVATQLRRFSNNPVSAFLTGIVTSIFLLPCTSGPYLIALSLIANLETQMQGLLLLILYNGIIMAPFLVITFGIYLLKIKSSRLKRWFSTKQRWLNLISGLLMLTLSIYLIFYAL, encoded by the coding sequence ATGTCGTTGAATAAGTTTTACATAATAATTCTTTTGAGTATTATAGCAGCTTTATTATCACAAATTATTCTAGTTAACGCTAAGGCTAACATTGAAGTTTTCATCTACGATTTCCCCGAATTTGAAAGTTCAAAATATATGAATAATTACCTCAGCAAATACTCTGAATTAAAACCGACATTCTATTATTTGAATGATTCAAGTAATTTAAAGGACTTTTTGAACATAGCTAATCTACTAGTTACACATGGCGTTTCTGTATTACCACCCAACTTCTGCACTCCCTGTGAAATGGCACGAGGATTAAATTGGCAGGAGATTTACATACAATACCTGACGCCATTAACTCTAATCTTTCGGGATGGAAGATTAATGGCGATGGTGATTTCAAGATACGATGAGAATACGTTGGAGCAAGCGCTCACGCATTCTAGTTCTGGCAACAAAACAAAAGTATTTTTATCTGGCGGAAGTACGGAATTGTTGAAGGATGAAGCGAGAACTAAATTAGAAGAACTTTTTAAAAATAAAATAAGATATCAGGTAAACTTCTTTCATATTTTGCCCATCATCGTCATAGCAGCATCCCTGGATGCCATAAATCCATGTGAATTTTTTATTCTTATTGTTTTTCTCTCGTTAGTTGCTATACGATTTGGAAGAGAAGCCCTTTTAAAGTTTGGGTTAGCCTTCTCAGTGGCGATTTTCGCCGCCTATTTTATGATGGGTCTTGGAATATGGAGGTTAATCGGTTACCTTCATGAGGCACGAATAGTAGTTATCATTTTAGGCTTATCTCTTGGGCTTAGGTCGATGCTAAACTTTATTTTTGGCCTTTTTGGTTTGTCGATAGGCTTCAGAGAAACTATTGGAAGTCTTCTAAACAAGAGGTTTAAGCGCATACCAAAGCTCATCTCAGAAAAAGTTGCTACTCAATTAAGAAGGTTTTCCAATAACCCCGTATCAGCTTTCCTCACGGGAATAGTCACGAGCATATTCCTTCTCCCATGTACGTCAGGGCCATATTTAATTGCCCTAAGCCTTATAGCAAACCTAGAAACGCAAATGCAAGGGCTCTTACTTCTCATATTATATAATGGTATAATAATGGCACCGTTCTTGGTGATAACTTTTGGCATTTACCTATTAAAAATTAAAAGTAGCCGATTAAAAAGGTGGTTTTCTACAAAACAGAGGTGGCTAAATCTTATAAGCGGACTATTAATGTTAACCTTAAGCATTTACTTAATTTTCTATGCATTGTAG
- a CDS encoding VIT1/CCC1 transporter family protein, which yields MIEDIRRIMLTAQKNEITEHYVYRKLAQSMKDPNNRGVLKSISDEELKHYEFWREYTRKDIKPSRLIIWKYFLISKIFGITFGIKLMERGEEKAQVIYEKIAERIPEASRIVEDEDSHEKELMGLIDEEKLRYVSSIVLGLNDALVELTGALAGFTLALQEARLVAMTGLITGIAGALSMATSEYLSTKSEADAKDPIKAAAYTGTTYILTILFLILPYMLLDEIYICIGLSLMSAVILISLFTFYISVAKDLPFKKRFLEMTVISLGISCLTFLIGFLVRIFLNIEI from the coding sequence ATGATAGAGGACATCAGGAGGATAATGTTGACTGCTCAGAAAAATGAGATTACTGAGCATTATGTCTATAGAAAGCTGGCCCAATCTATGAAGGATCCTAATAACAGAGGTGTTTTGAAGAGTATTTCAGACGAGGAGCTTAAGCATTATGAGTTTTGGAGAGAATATACGCGTAAGGATATTAAACCCAGCAGGCTTATAATCTGGAAATACTTCTTAATTTCCAAGATTTTCGGGATAACCTTTGGAATAAAGCTCATGGAGAGAGGTGAAGAGAAGGCCCAAGTTATATATGAAAAAATAGCTGAGCGTATTCCCGAAGCTTCTAGAATAGTTGAAGATGAAGATTCACATGAAAAGGAGCTTATGGGTCTAATTGATGAGGAGAAGCTCAGATACGTTAGCTCCATAGTTCTAGGATTAAATGATGCGCTTGTTGAGCTTACAGGGGCGCTAGCTGGCTTCACGCTGGCTTTGCAGGAGGCGCGTTTAGTTGCGATGACGGGATTAATCACTGGGATTGCAGGGGCGCTCTCAATGGCTACATCAGAGTATTTGTCAACTAAATCCGAGGCGGATGCTAAGGATCCGATTAAGGCGGCCGCATATACGGGTACAACCTACATCCTCACCATACTATTTCTGATATTACCATACATGCTCTTAGATGAGATCTATATATGCATTGGTTTATCGCTGATGAGCGCGGTAATACTTATTTCCCTATTCACTTTCTATATATCTGTGGCGAAGGATTTGCCTTTCAAGAAAAGATTCCTAGAGATGACCGTTATAAGTCTCGGAATATCTTGCTTAACCTTCCTTATAGGCTTTCTAGTAAGAATATTTCTGAACATAGAGATATGA
- a CDS encoding peroxiredoxin, protein MEEYRMPLIGDRFPQMEVRTTRGVIKLPDDYGGKWFILFSHPADFTPVCTTEFVAFQKRYDEFKKLNCELIGLSIDQVFAHLKWEEWIKEKLGVEIQFPIIADNTGEISARLGMRHKQAAGTQTVRAVFIVDPKGIIRAILYYPMELGRNMDEILRMVRALQIADKGYAIPANWPNNEIVGDNVIVPPANTVDMIQKRREQEKAGEIKCLDWWLCYKKLE, encoded by the coding sequence ATGGAAGAGTATAGGATGCCGTTAATAGGCGACAGATTCCCCCAGATGGAGGTTAGAACTACTAGAGGCGTGATTAAGCTTCCAGATGATTATGGCGGTAAGTGGTTTATCCTGTTCAGCCACCCGGCGGACTTCACGCCAGTATGCACTACAGAGTTCGTCGCGTTTCAGAAGAGATATGACGAGTTTAAGAAGTTAAACTGCGAGCTAATAGGGCTAAGCATAGATCAGGTTTTCGCGCATCTGAAATGGGAGGAGTGGATTAAAGAGAAGCTCGGCGTAGAGATACAGTTCCCAATAATTGCGGATAACACTGGAGAAATATCCGCAAGATTAGGCATGCGCCATAAGCAGGCTGCGGGAACACAGACTGTGAGAGCCGTCTTCATAGTTGATCCTAAGGGCATTATCAGAGCTATACTCTATTATCCAATGGAGCTTGGCAGAAACATGGATGAGATTCTCCGAATGGTGAGAGCGCTCCAGATCGCTGATAAAGGCTACGCTATACCAGCCAACTGGCCGAACAATGAGATAGTCGGCGACAACGTGATAGTCCCGCCCGCAAACACTGTAGACATGATCCAGAAGAGAAGAGAGCAGGAGAAAGCTGGAGAAATAAAGTGCCTAGACTGGTGGCTCTGCTACAAGAAATTGGAGTGA